Sequence from the Chthonomonas sp. genome:
CGGGCGAGTCGAAAGCTTAGTCATCAAACTCAGGGCCGACTTCGGTGACGACGCCGATTCGGTTAATGACTCGCGCGACCTTCTCGCAGACTTCGCGCGACTCAAAATGGACCGGTGCCTGACCGTAGGTGTGGGCCTCCCACGTCTCGATGGCCGCCTCTTCAAGCGTGCAGGCGGTGGCTTCCATTAGGATGCGGACTACCTCATCGGCAGAGTTGTACGAATTGTTGAAGATCGTAACCATCCACCGGCGCGTGCCGATGACGGTGGTGTTCGCAGACAAACCCGCGTCGGTTTCACTGTCGATGTCGTGGCTCATCCGTTCGTAGTTCATGACACTTCGGCGCAAATCAATGCACCTATTGTATCAAAGACTGTGCTCATCAGCGCTAGGATTTTCGTCCGGCAGTGCACCCGTCCGGCTAGCTCTTGATCCGGTGAGGGTAAGCACAGCGACCCCGAGCAGACTGACCACGGCCAGCCACCACCCTGTGACTAGTTTGGGAGGCAAGTACGTGAGGGCGACCTCGTGATCGCCCGACGGAACTCCTTCGATCCTCATCCACGCCCCGTCCGCGCTCACCGTCATCGGCTTCCCATCTACCGTTGCACTCCAACCGTCCATAAATCGCTCCCGAACTTGGAGCGTTCCGCCGCCCTTCACCGACAGGCTCAATCCTTGAACGGACCTGCTGGCATCCAGCCCGGAATCAGTATCGGTTTTCCAGTACCAAGCCTTAGCCACGGGCGAACGATCGACGGTTCCATCGGCGAGGGGACGCCAGACCTCTGCCACTCCGTACTGCGCGAGGAGCGCAGGGTCGGCACTCGACATCGTCAGCATCATATTGCCGTTCTCGGGTGGCGATGTCCGCCCGCCATTGAGCGCCTCGAAGAGCTTCGCGGTATCGGCATGAATCAGCGAGTCGTAACCGCTCAGTTGAGGAGTGCGTGCAAGCGTCAGCAGGTTGGGCGGCAATGGAGCATTCGGTCGCGTGTACAGCGACCAGCGGTCTTGGACCACCGCGATACGGCGCTCGGGCGAACTCTGGGGAAACTCCATCGGGTGCCCAGCAGGAGTCATGCGGAACGTCGCGGCAAGCACGGCCAATCCGGCCACGGCCCAGACGAGCAGGCCCTTCTGAACTCGCTGCACGAGAAGAACTCCGAGTAAGACGGCCAGTCCGACGAGAACGAGCGCCAGTGGCGACAGTCCGCCCCCGATGCCGAATCCCAAAGACAAGAAGACGACTGTGACCACGATGCCGCGCACCTTCACCTCCCGGCTGATCCCTTCCTCGGGGTTCCGCGACCCGGCGAAGATCGCAAGTCCGAGCAAGAAAAGCACACCTGCGCGCGCCGGTGAGCCAGTCGCCGACCAGCCCGGCACCAAGAAGTACATCGCCTGGGTCAGGCTCGACCCGACTGCGAGCAGCAAGCCTAGCACCGCCACCCCCGCGAACGCGCCTGCAACAGGATCGGTCAGCCTTCGGCGGCCCGCTATGAGCAAGCCGAGCAGCACCGCCCCGAGCCCGAAGCTGGACTCGGCGAAGTTGGCACCGGGCTTGCGCAGGGCAGGGAGAAACTCCACGATCCGTCCGACCCCTTCAACCTCCATCTGCTGTCGCGGGTCGCCCAGCGACTGCGGAATAAAGAGCCCTGCGAATTCGTACGGCTTCAGAGACAGTGCGTTGTAGGCAGCGTAACCTTCGGCGTTCGCGACGTTTTGGCGGTGCGAGTGTTTTCCATAGTCCAGGACTGGGAGTAAGTGCGGTGCACTCAGTCCGACACCCAGTGCGATGCACAACGCACTCGTGAAGCTTCGTCGCCACTCCAACTGAGTCACCGTCAACCAGAGCCATACGAACGCCAGCGCGAGGAATCCATACGCGACAAACTGCAGGTGCCCCGAGAACACGATGCAAGCGACGCTTACCGCCAATCCAACCCGATCGATGCGGCGCTCCTCGCGGTGCAATCCAACCAAGAATCCAAGCGCCCATGGAACCCACGCTACGGTGCTCGGTACCGAGGGCAAGGCGGTCCAGGCGACCATGAAGCTCGAACCCGCGAATCCCAACCCGGCCAGACTCGCGAAGACGCGGCTTCCTCCCAAGCGCAAAGCGCAGAAGGTCACGCCGCACCCCGCGACAATGAGATGCGCCCCGGCGAGCACTAGCATGCCCCACTGCCATCCGAAACCGAGGACCCCCATGGCGATGTGCGGAAGGTACAGCGCCGCCGACTGCGAATTTGCCAGCAGCGGCGTACCGCCCAGGATGTACGAATTCCAGGTGGGGAGCAGGTGCTGCGACCATCCCTCAAACACCAGCGACCGCCACGGCGCGAACTGCAGCATTCCGTCGGCAGCGAGAACGTCCCACCCTCGGCTCGTATCCCCAGCGAATTGATCCCACGGGCCGACGGCTCCACCCCGCATGCCGATATCGAGCATGAGGATCAAGCCGAAGACGATCGACGGCAAGTACGGCAAAAGCTTGGCAGTACGGTGAACCATAAGGCGCGATTTATCATGGCGCATCACGTCGGAACACATGCCAACATAGAAGGATGTTTCTGGGACTCACTGCTCTCACCGTGATGTCGCTCGCCGCTCCCTCCAGCGACTTGGCCGCCCTAAAGACCCAGATGGACGCCTTGTGTGCTGGGTTCAAGGGAAAGATCGGCTACTCGGTTCGCATGGTCCACGAGCCCGGGGAGATCAGCCTGCTCGGCGAGCAGCGCTTCCCCACTGCGAGCACAATCAAGACGGTCCTTTTGCTTGAGGCGATCAACCAAGTAGAAGAGGGCAAGCTCAAGTGGACCGACACGAAAGAGATCCCACCGACCGCCGAGCGGACCTCGAACATGGCGAGCATGTGGAGCTACTACCTGAAGGACGGCATCAAGATCGACCTTGACGGGTGGTGCAATCTCATGATCACGTACTCAGACAACACGGCCACCAAGATGGTCGGCATGTGGGTTGGGAATCAGCCGGTGCGAGATCGAATGGTGGGCTTTGGGCTGGAACGAACCGCGTTTCTGAGCTATTCGCCTGCCGACGGAACGTGGTTCAAGCGCTGGAACCGCTCGTACGGAATGGGCATGACGACCCCCAACGAGATGTCCCAACTGTGGCTGCGCATCGCCCGACGCGAAGCGACGAAGACTCAAGCAGGTGCAGAACGGCTACTGAAGATCCTGGGCCGACAGTACTGGGATGACTGGGCTGGTGCGAGCGCACCTCCCGAAGTCCGCGTATTCAACAAGACCGGCGCGATCAGCCGCAGCCGCAGTGAGACCGCGTACATCTTGGGCAAGCGCCCCTACGTCCTGAGCATCTACACCGACGACCAGAAGGATCAGCGCTGGACCGCGGACAACGAAGGCGACGTGTTGCTGGGCAAACTTTGCAACCTGGTCTGGAACACCTTGAACCCAGGTCA
This genomic interval carries:
- a CDS encoding ATP-dependent Clp protease adaptor ClpS; translation: MNYERMSHDIDSETDAGLSANTTVIGTRRWMVTIFNNSYNSADEVVRILMEATACTLEEAAIETWEAHTYGQAPVHFESREVCEKVARVINRIGVVTEVGPEFDD
- a CDS encoding serine hydrolase, which gives rise to MFLGLTALTVMSLAAPSSDLAALKTQMDALCAGFKGKIGYSVRMVHEPGEISLLGEQRFPTASTIKTVLLLEAINQVEEGKLKWTDTKEIPPTAERTSNMASMWSYYLKDGIKIDLDGWCNLMITYSDNTATKMVGMWVGNQPVRDRMVGFGLERTAFLSYSPADGTWFKRWNRSYGMGMTTPNEMSQLWLRIARREATKTQAGAERLLKILGRQYWDDWAGASAPPEVRVFNKTGAISRSRSETAYILGKRPYVLSIYTDDQKDQRWTADNEGDVLLGKLCNLVWNTLNPGQKYVRPEGWEKFGPTGGGIE